The genomic interval ACTCATTGACGTACCGTATAGTTATTTCGTATTTGAGTATGTCGAAACTGTATTTATTATACGGATTTATATACGACAAACACAAGGCAATGTGCTATAATAACAGAGTCAATGGATTCCAGGCATATAATCATATCAGCTCTTATTCCTGCCATGGAGGTAAACAAAGACCGCGGGATTAGGCAGACATGTGATATGAAAAACAACGTAATTCTTCGGATCGTAAAATGTCAACAACATGCATTGGTAAGGTATAATACAGTATACAATACATACCGTACGCAGTAGTCGAGGATTGGTAACAGTTGAATTGATACCTACAGAAACTATCGGTCTTTTATACTACAAATTCACACGGGAAAATTTGATTAGCGTTGCAATGTGAGAAACTCGTCGTAAGGCTTTGTTAAATCCTTTTAATGTTTACACTTACGTCATAATGTAGAAATTCCCGATGGTTTTGATCACATATTTGTCTGTCGAATGTGTATTGAGTTACAATGGTCTATAGAAGTTCCTTAGATATATAATAGTTGGAGTATATATGCAAAAGAGAAAACACTATTCTTGCAGTTTCTGTCAGACACAGAGCGTTCGCGGTCCTCAGCTAACTTGTACTGTTCACAGTATAGCCTTCTTGTAGGCTGGGCCTATTATGTGAATGTCTTTCTATGGTATAGGCTAACTCTTATACGGAATTACATGTATGTTTAATTGTAAAATACAAAGCGCCTTCGTTGAGTAAACTACAAATGTACTTATTCTTGTTTTCTCACATTCTGACCAACTAAAGCGGTCTGGTTTCCCATGTTTCTGATATATCTTGTACGCACTtgatcaatttaacattttgttgtaaaataacgatctacataaaaaaaacatgagtgagtataggcctatattaacaATTTGTTGCAAATTCACGAAGCGATAAGATTCATACCAAATCATTATAGCGTTTGTAACATTTTCTATATTTCATCGGTTTCCTACAGAATATTAAATTGCTGAAATTtaatttgcccccccccccctgaaaaaAATGTTGTGGAATTGTTCAACTTGCTGGATTTTTTAGACTTGTGGATTCATCATTTGAAGAAACTTTTAAAGACTTGAAAACGGCATCTTCATGCGTTTCCATAGAAATGAATTTATAAAAATTCATCCATTCTGAGCCTCCTGATATTCATATAGAGAAGCTAACGTAATATTTCCCATCTTGGAGTAAATAGTAAAAGTAGGACAAGACTAACGGATTAAACTTAACAATATGGTTTGAGAATAAGCTGATGTAATAGTCACATTTGCTAAATAAGGCATCACATTCCAGACGATTAGCATTGTTAAATACGAATTTATAGATACTCAAAATAAAGTCAGAATAAGCTCTCGAAAGTATAGCTAGCATGTCCTGCCTAACAAAGTATCGAAATAGCTGCAtaaattcttctttttaattGCATTTACTGAAGACATCCAGTGCATAATAACATACATATGCATGAGTGACGTATTTAGCATATCATCTCCAAGCTCCTCCCCTCCTTCTTCCCGTCATTGCCCCTCACTTGCAGCGTTCAACGCCCCAGCTTTCCACCATCTCGCGTATTTCTTTGCTGCTAATATATTTGTCGTAAGCCCCGATAATTCTGtctctttctttttcagttCCGGTTTTAATAAATGTTGCAATTTGATAAATCTTTCGTCTTTCAAAGGATCATTAACCCCTTTGGACTTGGTCAAGTCGTTTGTCCTTCTTCGTGATCTCCGTCTCCTTCTCTTGGTCGGCCCGCGATCAGGAGGAAGCTGAGGATTATCTTTAAGGATTTCTATCTTTGGCAAAACTTCTGAGATGAGGATTGGGTCTGGCCCAGAGAGAACCGGTGGCTCTTGTTGCATAATTTCTTCCgttttttcttctctatcaTCTACTTCTTTCAATATGGACGACACGACACTCCCCCTCCGTAACAAAGGAGGAAGCTTTTGTTGTTCAGCTATTCTTCTCTGTCTTTCCCTAGCTCTCTCCTCCTTTTTTCGACTCTCTTCTTCCAATTCTTTCTCATGTATTGTTGCTAGAGCAGCTTGTCTTTGCTCCATTTGTTGTTTGACTTTAATTTTCATTACTAAATTACTAAAACTGAGTTTTTCTTCCTGACCTAAAGCAGCCGAAACTTTCTTTTGAAATAATGATGCACTTTCCGCAGACGATCCTTCCCCTTCACCGGTGGGGACCATCTTACCGAAGCTGATACTTGCCATACCTATCGCTCTAGCTAACTTCCTAAAAGTGACAGATTTGGTTTCCTTTGGTGGAGGCGGTGTTTCAACTGGCTCGTAAATATCATCAATACTTGGTAGCATGCTCTTTCGGGGTGCTAACTGTTTCCGAGTAAACATTTTTGCCGCCATTTTGCtctctttaatttttctttcattatccAGTTCTTTCTCTTCtcgttcttttttctctttggcCTTCCGAGCCTCTTCTTCAGCCGCTTTCTGTCGGTTCTCCTTCCTCAACTTAGCTTGGTTGTTCGATTTCGACGCCGTTCTTTCGTGTTGACGTATCCATGTACCCTGTTTCTTCTCCAGTCCAGCCACAAATGATTTTCTCTGTGAGGACATATAGACTTCTGTCTTACGTCTCATGTAGTCCAAGTTGGACAGAGTCATGTCCAACTTCTTGTCTTCACCCTTGTTGCCCGCATGGCCAATGTCGCTATGTAAAGCGGCTTTCATAATGACAACTTCAGGTAAATTTCACAATTACCATTTTATAGCACCTGTGAATATATTCTAATATCAGTCATACTGTATGTTCATGTCGATATCTTTGAATAGTCACTATACAAGTATGTCTCCGAACTGAGTGATCTCCATGATTCACTTCCCTGTATTGCAgtgaaaattaatgaaaattcaAGGGTTATATGAGAGAAATGACGGCCAATTCCCGGTTTGGGGTTTTGGTTATAATTTCTAATGCACATGCAAACCATCAGTTTAGAGAGTGTGTAAACAAACAACGTGTATAGGATTAAGAAAGTTCCATTCGGCTATAAACAGGGTTATTATCAAAATGTCACATATACTCGTTTGAGTCTGACTGTAATTTGAATGCCACACTCTTTCAAATcagttccaaaatatttcaaatctgCTATTTCAGTAATCAGGCTGTTTCACTGATGTATTTCTCCCTATTGAGTGCAGACTGGTCTACAATTTCCTATAGAACTCAGTAGTCAAGGctaattttgttgtttattttaaacaaactcgtacacacacacatatgtacgACACTCCACATATTAATATCGTTGGCAGCTCACACGTATCCCAGATGAAAAAAACCTTGAAGAAAGTATCTCCTTTAAGCAAGTCCCGTTGGAAGCAACTTCCTTGTCGTCTGCGTTTGTAAGTCTTTCAtggattttcaaattttatataCTGCCTCAAGACGCTATAAGAATCCCACAGAATAGGATGAAATAATTTCATGACATGCCGGTGTATTCCTTCTATGCAATTTCTCACATGTGTAACTATACACTATGAAGTAATATGGTGGTACAACGTATCTTACTCTATATACTGATCTTATGATTTCTTCTATTGAAGTAAAAGTGTTTCGATCTTTAAATCGATCGTCCCAAGACAAGGATGGCCCCTTTAGCACAAGACTTAAAGCAGCTTTTCGAGGATCAATTATTAGACGACATTATTAAAGATGAAACAAACAGAACATAAATTTACAGTTGCAGAAGAGAAACGAGACAAATTAAGAGTTGATTGGATCCCTTGTGTGAATTTCTACCAAACGCTGGAGGAAATACCGTGAAAGTTTGAAAGCTCTATATTTAAAGGGTAGTTCACATGTTAATTTATATGAATTTTTATTCGTTTTGTACAACAAGAACACAtataaacttgaaacaaactaGAGTAATGCCATTGACGCACAACTACAAAATATGGTTTGTTTTCCTTCAAGATCCCAATATCCAGATATTGAAAGCTGACCAAATTAATGAAGATGTAAACAAGACATTGTGTGTCATCTGTCAACACTTCTATGCTGTTCCCAAGAACCACCCAATCACCTACATTTTACTTAGTCGCTGTCATGACTCAACTTCATATAGGTTTACCATATAACACTGCGCCATATACACCATGTTATTGTGCATTACTCTGTCAGCT from Apostichopus japonicus isolate 1M-3 chromosome 19, ASM3797524v1, whole genome shotgun sequence carries:
- the LOC139959727 gene encoding uncharacterized protein translates to MKAALHSDIGHAGNKGEDKKLDMTLSNLDYMRRKTEVYMSSQRKSFVAGLEKKQGTWIRQHERTASKSNNQAKLRKENRQKAAEEEARKAKEKKEREEKELDNERKIKESKMAAKMFTRKQLAPRKSMLPSIDDIYEPVETPPPPKETKSVTFRKLARAIGMASISFGKMVPTGEGEGSSAESASLFQKKVSAALGQEEKLSFSNLVMKIKVKQQMEQRQAALATIHEKELEEESRKKEERARERQRRIAEQQKLPPLLRRGSVVSSILKEVDDREEKTEEIMQQEPPVLSGPDPILISEVLPKIEILKDNPQLPPDRGPTKRRRRRSRRRTNDLTKSKGVNDPLKDERFIKLQHLLKPELKKKETELSGLTTNILAAKKYARWWKAGALNAASEGQ